In the Phaeobacter gallaeciensis genome, one interval contains:
- the ccrA gene encoding crotonyl-CoA carboxylase/reductase: protein MALDTQTDVLSYEAPEKDLYEMGEIPPMGYVPKKMYAWTIRKERHGEPNTAMVEEVVDVPELDSHEVLVLVMAAGVNYNGVWAALGKPISPFDGHKAPYHIAGSDAAGIVWAVGSKVKRWKVGDEVVVHCNQDDGDDEECNGGDPMYSPSQRIWGYETPDGSFAQFTNVQAQQLMPRPKHLTWEESACYTLTLATAYRMLFGHEPHDLKPGQNVLVWGASGGLGSYAIQLINTAGANAIGVISDESKREFVMGLGAKGVLNRKDFNCWGQMPTVNTPEYAAWFKEARKFGAAIWEITGKGVNVDMVFEHPGEATFPVSTFVCKKGGMVVICAGTTGYNLTLDVRYMWMHQKRLQGSHFAHLKQASSANKLMLERRLDPCMSEVFTWNDLPEAHMKMLRNEHLPGNMSVLVQAPKTGLRTLEDVLEAGK, encoded by the coding sequence ATGGCTCTGGACACGCAGACCGACGTTCTGTCCTACGAGGCGCCCGAGAAGGATCTCTATGAGATGGGCGAAATCCCTCCGATGGGTTACGTCCCCAAGAAGATGTACGCCTGGACCATCCGCAAGGAGCGCCACGGTGAGCCGAACACTGCCATGGTCGAGGAAGTGGTGGATGTGCCCGAGCTGGACAGCCACGAGGTGCTGGTCCTGGTGATGGCCGCCGGCGTCAACTACAACGGTGTCTGGGCCGCGCTGGGCAAGCCGATCTCGCCCTTTGACGGTCACAAGGCGCCCTATCACATCGCCGGCTCCGATGCCGCGGGTATCGTCTGGGCGGTTGGTTCCAAGGTGAAGCGCTGGAAAGTCGGCGACGAGGTCGTGGTGCACTGCAACCAGGACGACGGCGACGACGAGGAATGCAACGGCGGCGACCCGATGTATTCGCCGAGCCAGCGTATCTGGGGCTATGAAACTCCCGATGGCTCCTTTGCTCAGTTCACCAATGTGCAGGCCCAGCAGCTGATGCCGCGCCCCAAGCACCTGACCTGGGAAGAAAGCGCCTGCTACACGCTGACGCTGGCCACCGCCTACCGCATGCTGTTCGGCCACGAGCCGCACGACCTGAAGCCGGGCCAGAACGTTCTGGTCTGGGGCGCGTCGGGTGGTCTTGGCTCCTACGCGATCCAGCTGATCAACACCGCCGGCGCCAACGCCATCGGCGTGATCTCGGACGAGAGCAAGCGGGAGTTCGTCATGGGCCTGGGTGCCAAGGGCGTTCTGAACCGCAAGGACTTCAACTGCTGGGGCCAGATGCCGACGGTCAACACCCCGGAATATGCCGCCTGGTTCAAGGAAGCGCGCAAGTTCGGCGCCGCGATCTGGGAAATCACCGGCAAGGGCGTGAACGTCGACATGGTGTTCGAACACCCCGGTGAGGCGACCTTCCCGGTCTCCACCTTTGTCTGCAAAAAAGGCGGCATGGTGGTGATCTGTGCAGGCACCACCGGCTATAACCTGACGCTCGATGTGCGCTACATGTGGATGCACCAGAAGCGCCTGCAGGGCAGCCACTTTGCCCACCTGAAACAGGCGTCTTCCGCGAACAAGCTGATGCTGGAGCGTCGTCTTGATCCCTGCATGTCCGAAGTGTTCACCTGGAACGACCTGCCTGAGGCGCATATGAAGATGCTGCGCAACGAACATCTGCCCGGCAATATGTCGGTTCTGGTGCAGGCGCCCAAGACCGGTCTTCGCACCCTTGAGGACGTTCTCGAAGCGGGCAAATAA
- a CDS encoding ATP-dependent DNA helicase, which translates to MTKPLIQFSDDQAAAFDSVTALLHQAGVDLDDGLLHPPRGDAGVMAVIGKAGSGKTLLLAELYKALEDVGVEVVSGDYESRKKSGKRTLAILAPTNKAASVLRLRGVPATTIHRILYTPVYDPEYERIAEWLAGNGEEPDIEGLTEEALARAAAFYERNKSIPGALAAAGLRGSDFITGWKRREDPLDIGFVDEASMLDDRQFSDLKEIFPTLLLFGDPAQLAPVNQSGAMVFDGLPETRKLVLSRIHRQEADNPILDLAHALADPQLGFEDFERMVEDTARRDERVVWGQRVEVDLMARSPVLVWRNNTRIRLINAFRSVHGAPEDALIEGEPLICDGIELPLKHRKKRLDLEARGLIKGAQVIYLGPGRKPGFSRLHVMGAEDPQVSAASIVKIEKPDEEEPFIPFAARMGATFLHGAAVTIHKAQGSQWETAQVFAPDIYAAARMGRVEAGQPLWKRLAYVAITRAQERLIWVVRNRLAKPTGPLRVDDLRAAPVAALTLEAEEETAL; encoded by the coding sequence ATGACAAAGCCGCTTATTCAATTCTCCGACGATCAGGCCGCCGCTTTTGACAGCGTGACCGCGCTTTTGCACCAGGCCGGGGTGGACCTGGACGATGGTCTGCTGCACCCGCCGCGCGGCGACGCCGGTGTGATGGCGGTGATCGGCAAGGCGGGGTCGGGCAAGACTCTGCTGCTGGCCGAGCTTTACAAGGCGCTGGAAGATGTCGGCGTCGAAGTGGTGTCGGGCGATTACGAAAGCCGCAAGAAAAGCGGCAAGCGCACCCTTGCGATTCTGGCCCCCACCAACAAGGCAGCCAGCGTGCTGCGGCTGCGCGGGGTGCCCGCGACCACCATTCACCGGATTCTCTACACGCCGGTCTACGATCCCGAATACGAACGCATCGCCGAATGGTTGGCCGGAAACGGCGAAGAGCCTGATATCGAAGGTCTTACCGAAGAGGCGCTGGCGCGCGCGGCGGCCTTTTACGAGCGCAACAAATCGATCCCCGGGGCGCTGGCGGCGGCAGGGCTGCGCGGCTCCGATTTCATCACCGGCTGGAAACGCCGCGAGGACCCGCTGGACATCGGCTTTGTAGATGAAGCCTCGATGCTGGATGACCGGCAGTTCAGCGATCTCAAAGAGATTTTCCCGACCCTGTTGCTGTTTGGAGACCCGGCGCAGCTGGCGCCGGTGAACCAGTCCGGTGCCATGGTTTTTGACGGGCTGCCAGAGACGCGCAAACTGGTGCTGAGCCGCATTCACCGACAAGAGGCCGATAACCCCATTCTGGACCTTGCTCATGCGCTGGCGGATCCGCAGCTTGGGTTCGAAGATTTCGAACGTATGGTCGAAGACACGGCCCGCCGCGACGAGCGCGTGGTCTGGGGGCAGCGGGTCGAGGTCGACCTGATGGCGCGCTCCCCGGTGCTGGTCTGGCGTAACAACACCCGGATCCGCCTGATCAACGCCTTCCGCAGCGTCCATGGCGCCCCCGAGGATGCGCTGATCGAAGGGGAACCGCTGATCTGCGACGGTATCGAACTGCCGCTGAAACACCGCAAGAAACGTCTTGATCTTGAGGCGCGCGGACTGATCAAGGGCGCGCAGGTGATTTACCTCGGCCCCGGCCGCAAACCCGGATTTTCCCGCCTGCACGTGATGGGCGCCGAGGATCCGCAGGTCTCGGCTGCCTCCATCGTGAAGATCGAAAAACCGGACGAGGAAGAGCCCTTCATCCCCTTTGCCGCGCGCATGGGGGCGACCTTTCTGCATGGGGCGGCGGTGACCATTCACAAGGCGCAGGGTTCGCAATGGGAGACCGCGCAGGTCTTTGCCCCCGATATCTATGCCGCTGCGCGCATGGGCCGGGTCGAGGCCGGTCAGCCGCTGTGGAAACGGCTCGCCTATGTGGCGATCACCCGGGCGCAGGAGCGGCTGATCTGGGTGGTGCGCAACCGGCTGGCCAAACCCACCGGGCCGCTCCGGGTGGACGATCTGCGCGCCGCACCGGTGGCGGCGCTGACACTCGAGGCAGAGGAGGAAACCGCGTTATGA
- a CDS encoding SDR family oxidoreductase: MSNKTILITGASSGIGRAVAEQFLTQGWTVGLLARRADKLADVALGHDRAYVLPADVTDATAVDHAVNSFAMQAGRLDVLFNNAGIFTPPGTIDEIALEDWHASVNVNLTGMFLAARAAFRQMRHQAPQGGRIINNGSIAAHVPRPGSAPYAATKSAITGLTRSISLDGRPFDIACGQIDIGNARTPMVEDLAHRHAEANPEAAPMDTFDVADAARSVLHMAELPLEANVQFMTVMATKMPYIGRG, translated from the coding sequence ATGAGCAACAAGACAATCCTGATCACCGGCGCCAGCTCTGGCATTGGTCGGGCGGTGGCCGAACAGTTCCTGACCCAAGGCTGGACCGTGGGCCTGCTGGCCCGGCGCGCGGACAAGCTGGCGGATGTGGCGCTGGGGCACGACCGGGCCTATGTGCTGCCTGCGGACGTGACCGACGCCACTGCCGTGGATCATGCGGTCAACAGCTTTGCCATGCAGGCCGGACGGCTGGATGTGCTGTTCAACAACGCGGGTATCTTCACGCCGCCCGGCACCATCGATGAGATCGCGCTGGAGGATTGGCATGCCTCGGTCAATGTGAACCTCACGGGCATGTTCCTGGCGGCGCGGGCGGCCTTTCGGCAGATGCGCCATCAGGCACCGCAGGGCGGACGGATCATCAACAACGGCTCCATCGCTGCCCATGTGCCGCGTCCCGGCTCGGCGCCTTATGCGGCCACCAAATCGGCGATCACCGGGCTGACGCGCAGCATCTCGCTGGACGGTCGGCCCTTTGATATCGCCTGCGGGCAGATCGACATCGGCAACGCACGTACGCCAATGGTAGAGGATCTGGCCCATCGCCATGCCGAGGCCAATCCCGAGGCCGCGCCGATGGACACCTTTGATGTGGCGGATGCGGCGCGGTCGGTGCTGCATATGGCTGAATTGCCGCTGGAGGCCAATGTGCAGTTCATGACGGTGATGGCCACCAAGATGCCCTATATCGGCCGCGGCTGA
- a CDS encoding VOC family protein: protein MIAYVTVGADDITRAKQFYSAFLPVLGYGLSEGPEGLSYALPVEPGQSPALPDFYVKPPFNGEAASAGNGAMVAFEARSQEQVRALHAAALAAGGTDEGPPGFRAAYGPRFFVGYLRDPQGNKIALFSSNPNEPGRDG from the coding sequence ATGATCGCCTATGTCACCGTCGGAGCTGACGATATCACGCGTGCCAAACAGTTCTATTCTGCCTTCCTACCGGTCCTTGGTTATGGGCTATCGGAGGGACCTGAAGGTCTAAGCTATGCCCTGCCAGTGGAGCCGGGCCAGTCTCCTGCTCTGCCTGATTTCTACGTCAAACCGCCCTTCAATGGAGAGGCGGCCTCGGCTGGCAATGGCGCCATGGTGGCCTTTGAGGCGCGCAGCCAGGAACAGGTGCGCGCCCTCCACGCCGCCGCGCTGGCCGCAGGTGGCACTGATGAGGGGCCGCCAGGATTTCGCGCCGCCTATGGTCCCCGGTTCTTTGTCGGCTACTTGCGCGATCCACAAGGCAACAAGATAGCATTGTTTTCCAGCAACCCGAACGAGCCGGGACGAGACGGTTAG
- a CDS encoding acyl-homoserine-lactone synthase translates to MLRYIYGHDLHKHPELARSMFQDRADQFRTRLGWEVSVDANGQERDQYDALDPLYVIWEMPDGSHGGSMRFLPTTGRVMVNEIFGHLTGGSPITSPLIWECTRFCLSRNAPSKVAGALMLGGGEIMRNFGIRHFVGVFDRRMIRIYRAIGSSPEVLGTEGEGRDQINVGLWEFTPDSYDMVASRAGIAPELSRLWFDRSFGGADPMKQMALTG, encoded by the coding sequence ATGCTTCGCTATATCTACGGACACGACCTGCATAAACATCCTGAACTGGCCCGCTCCATGTTTCAGGATCGCGCCGACCAATTCCGCACCCGTCTGGGCTGGGAGGTCAGCGTCGATGCCAACGGACAGGAACGCGATCAATACGATGCGCTGGATCCGCTTTATGTGATCTGGGAAATGCCGGATGGCAGCCATGGCGGCTCCATGCGGTTTTTGCCGACCACCGGGCGCGTGATGGTGAATGAAATTTTTGGCCATCTCACTGGCGGCAGTCCGATCACCAGCCCGCTAATCTGGGAATGCACCCGGTTCTGCCTGTCGCGCAATGCGCCGTCCAAGGTGGCAGGTGCGCTGATGTTGGGCGGGGGTGAGATCATGCGCAATTTCGGCATCCGCCATTTCGTCGGTGTCTTTGACCGTCGGATGATCCGGATCTATCGCGCCATCGGCTCCAGCCCCGAGGTTCTGGGCACCGAGGGAGAAGGCCGTGACCAGATCAACGTCGGTCTGTGGGAGTTCACTCCGGACAGCTATGACATGGTGGCCAGCCGCGCGGGCATCGCGCCCGAGCTGTCGCGCCTGTGGTTCGACCGCTCCTTTGGCGGTGCCGACCCGATGAAGCAGATGGCGCTGACTGGCTAG
- a CDS encoding ABC transporter ATP-binding protein, translating into MTAPAIELKGISKAFGPVQANKDISISVAPGTIHGIIGENGAGKSTLMSILYGFYKADSGEVWINGKKTEIPDSQAAISAGIGMVFQHFKLVENFTVLENIVLGAEDSGLLMPSLTRARKELKALEEEYELFVDPDKRIDEIGVGMQQRVEILKALYRKAEILILDEPTGVLTPAEADQLFRILDRLRAEGKTIILITHKLREIMEATDTVSVMRRGEMTATVKTAETSPEHLAELMVGRKVLLRVDKVPAKPGKPILEVENLRVVDEAGVERVKGIDLNVRAGEILGIAGVAGNGQSELLEVLGGMRPGTGTIRLNGTPLPLSGAGSDGRARRAAHVAHVPEDRQREGLIMDFHAWENVAFGYHHAPEYQRGLLMDNAALRADTAAKMEKFDVRPPDPWLAAKSFSGGNQQKIVVAREIERNPDLLLIGQPTRGVDIGAIEFIHKQIVALRDEGKAILLVSVELEEILSLSDRVAVMFDGMIMGERAADQTDEKELGLLMAGVAGEAA; encoded by the coding sequence ATGACGGCACCAGCGATTGAACTGAAAGGCATCTCCAAGGCCTTTGGCCCCGTCCAGGCCAACAAGGACATCTCCATCAGCGTCGCCCCCGGCACGATCCACGGGATCATCGGCGAAAACGGCGCCGGAAAATCCACCCTGATGAGCATCCTTTACGGCTTTTACAAGGCCGACAGCGGCGAGGTCTGGATCAACGGCAAGAAGACCGAGATCCCAGACAGCCAGGCCGCCATTTCCGCCGGGATCGGCATGGTGTTCCAGCATTTCAAGCTGGTCGAGAATTTCACGGTGCTGGAAAACATCGTTCTGGGCGCCGAGGACAGCGGGCTGTTGATGCCCTCGTTGACCCGCGCCCGCAAGGAACTGAAGGCGCTGGAAGAGGAATACGAGCTTTTCGTGGACCCGGACAAGCGCATCGACGAGATCGGCGTCGGCATGCAGCAGCGTGTGGAGATCCTGAAGGCCCTGTACCGCAAGGCCGAGATCCTGATCCTGGACGAACCCACCGGCGTTCTGACCCCGGCAGAGGCCGACCAGCTGTTCCGCATCCTCGACCGCCTGCGGGCCGAGGGCAAGACGATCATCCTGATTACCCACAAGCTGCGCGAGATCATGGAGGCGACCGACACGGTCAGCGTCATGCGCCGCGGCGAAATGACCGCAACGGTAAAAACCGCCGAGACCAGCCCCGAACATCTGGCCGAGCTGATGGTGGGCCGCAAGGTGCTGCTGCGCGTGGACAAGGTCCCCGCGAAGCCCGGCAAGCCGATCCTGGAAGTCGAGAACCTGCGCGTCGTGGACGAGGCGGGCGTCGAGCGCGTCAAGGGCATCGACCTCAATGTGCGCGCCGGAGAGATCCTCGGCATCGCCGGTGTGGCGGGCAATGGCCAGTCGGAGCTGCTGGAGGTGCTGGGCGGCATGCGCCCCGGCACCGGTACGATCCGCCTCAATGGCACGCCGCTGCCGCTGTCTGGCGCCGGATCGGACGGGCGGGCACGCCGCGCCGCCCATGTGGCCCACGTCCCCGAAGACCGACAGCGCGAAGGGCTGATCATGGATTTCCACGCCTGGGAAAACGTCGCCTTTGGCTATCACCACGCGCCGGAATACCAGCGGGGCCTTCTGATGGACAACGCAGCTCTGCGCGCCGACACCGCTGCGAAGATGGAGAAATTCGACGTGCGCCCGCCGGATCCCTGGCTGGCCGCCAAGAGTTTTTCCGGCGGCAACCAGCAGAAGATCGTCGTCGCCCGTGAAATCGAGCGCAATCCCGACCTCTTGCTGATCGGCCAGCCCACCCGCGGCGTCGACATCGGCGCCATCGAATTCATTCACAAGCAGATCGTCGCCCTGCGCGATGAGGGCAAGGCGATCCTTCTGGTCTCGGTCGAGTTGGAAGAGATCCTGTCCCTGTCTGATAGGGTGGCGGTGATGTTTGACGGTATGATCATGGGCGAACGCGCCGCCGATCAGACCGATGAAAAGGAACTGGGCCTTCTGATGGCCGGTGTCGCGGGGGAGGCCGCGTAA
- a CDS encoding helix-turn-helix transcriptional regulator, protein MGKTVDLDGILEDLDATTTLEGLQKITERVRDAFEIDHIVYHWVDSAGEQYGCGTYDDVWVQRYLEQGYLRTDPVIIGCYQRFHPVDWKRLDWSTKSARIFLKDALAHGVGNQGYSIPIRGPNGQFALFTVNHNCSDEDWEEFTEAHSRELILMAHYFNRKALEFEPDRGPEQAQTLSPREIDALTLLAIGYSRAQVAQTLSISEHTLRVYIESARFKLGALNTTHAIARALSCGFIVV, encoded by the coding sequence ATGGGGAAAACGGTAGATCTGGACGGCATCCTGGAGGACTTGGATGCCACCACGACACTTGAGGGTCTGCAAAAGATCACCGAGCGCGTCCGGGATGCCTTTGAGATCGATCATATCGTCTATCACTGGGTCGATAGCGCAGGCGAGCAATACGGCTGTGGCACCTATGATGATGTCTGGGTCCAGCGCTATCTGGAGCAGGGCTATCTGCGGACCGATCCGGTCATCATTGGTTGTTATCAGCGGTTTCATCCGGTCGATTGGAAGCGGCTCGACTGGTCCACCAAATCGGCGCGTATTTTTCTGAAAGACGCGCTGGCGCATGGGGTCGGAAATCAGGGTTATTCAATTCCGATTCGCGGTCCCAACGGGCAATTCGCGCTCTTTACCGTCAATCACAATTGCTCAGATGAGGACTGGGAAGAATTCACCGAAGCCCACAGCCGCGAACTGATTCTGATGGCGCATTATTTCAACCGCAAAGCGCTGGAATTCGAACCTGATCGCGGCCCGGAACAGGCCCAAACCCTGTCGCCAAGGGAAATTGATGCACTGACCCTGCTGGCAATTGGTTACAGCCGTGCGCAGGTCGCACAAACGCTTTCAATTTCGGAACATACCTTGCGCGTTTACATTGAAAGTGCTCGATTTAAACTCGGCGCGCTGAATACGACTCATGCAATTGCCCGCGCATTAAGCTGCGGCTTTATCGTTGTCTGA
- a CDS encoding TIGR02186 family protein — MTPLFRLLLIALLSLPAVLASPGRANEREAVVLGLSQNRVAITADFDGSEILVFGAVKRDTPIPADAPPLEVIVTVSGPSAPVTVRRKEKKLGIWVNVDSVLVDSAPSFYAVATSAPFGAVLTDIEDLRHKVSVERAIRSVGAAMNIRGAQDFAEAVVRIRREEGLYSLRPSTVTVDQQTLFRTAIDMPANLTEGAYTTRVLLTRGGEVVSSYETAIDVRKVGLERFLYALSRERPFIYGIMSLVIAVLAGWGASAAFQLLRDR, encoded by the coding sequence ATGACGCCGCTCTTCCGCCTGTTGCTAATTGCCCTGCTCAGCCTTCCTGCGGTTCTCGCTTCCCCAGGTCGCGCCAACGAGCGCGAAGCGGTTGTGCTTGGCCTCAGCCAGAACCGCGTCGCCATCACCGCCGATTTTGACGGCTCCGAAATCCTGGTCTTCGGCGCGGTGAAACGCGACACTCCGATCCCGGCGGATGCGCCGCCGCTCGAAGTGATCGTCACCGTGTCCGGCCCCTCCGCCCCGGTCACCGTGCGTCGCAAGGAAAAGAAGCTTGGCATCTGGGTCAATGTCGACAGCGTGCTGGTCGACTCCGCGCCTAGCTTTTACGCCGTAGCCACCAGCGCCCCCTTCGGCGCGGTGCTGACGGATATCGAGGACCTGCGCCACAAGGTATCGGTCGAACGCGCCATCCGCTCGGTCGGGGCCGCGATGAACATCCGCGGCGCCCAGGATTTTGCCGAGGCCGTGGTGCGCATCCGCCGCGAGGAAGGGCTTTACTCCCTGCGGCCCAGCACCGTCACCGTGGACCAGCAAACCCTGTTCCGCACCGCGATCGACATGCCCGCGAACCTGACCGAGGGCGCCTATACCACCCGCGTCCTGCTGACCCGCGGCGGCGAGGTGGTCTCCAGCTATGAAACCGCAATCGACGTGCGCAAGGTCGGGCTGGAGCGGTTCCTCTACGCCCTCTCGCGCGAACGGCCCTTCATTTACGGGATCATGTCACTGGTCATTGCCGTCCTTGCTGGCTGGGGCGCCTCGGCAGCCTTCCAGCTGCTGCGCGACCGGTAG
- a CDS encoding ABC transporter permease encodes MEFLTIIQVLDSTVRLATPLLLACLAGLFSERAGIFDIGLEGKMLMAAFLSAAVAAVTGNVWLGLLAGIASSLVLAGLHGVASITFRGNQLISGVAINFLAAGMTVLIAQDWFQQGGRTPSLLREGRFGGLELPFAIGPSDAEAAGRPLSELIAEAGMFQQVYSELLSGHSILVYAAFLAVPLTWWVLFRTRFGLRLRAVGENPAAVDTAGVSVVGLRFAAVAICGLLCGIAGAYLATALQAGFVKDMTAGRGFIALAALIFAKWRPWHAMGACLLFGLLQAVALRFQNIELGSVTIPVQVMDALPYILTVVILAGFVGKAIPPRAGGEPYVKER; translated from the coding sequence ATGGAATTCCTGACCATCATTCAGGTGCTGGACAGCACCGTCCGTCTGGCGACGCCGCTGCTTCTGGCCTGCCTGGCCGGCCTGTTCTCAGAGCGCGCGGGCATCTTTGACATCGGCCTTGAAGGCAAGATGCTGATGGCCGCCTTTCTGTCCGCTGCAGTGGCCGCAGTCACCGGCAATGTCTGGCTGGGACTGCTCGCGGGCATCGCCTCCTCGCTGGTGCTGGCTGGGCTGCACGGGGTCGCTTCGATCACCTTCCGGGGCAACCAGTTGATTTCCGGCGTCGCCATCAACTTTCTGGCCGCAGGCATGACCGTGCTGATCGCCCAGGATTGGTTCCAGCAAGGCGGGCGCACCCCTTCCCTGCTGCGCGAGGGACGCTTTGGCGGTCTTGAACTGCCCTTTGCCATCGGCCCCAGCGACGCCGAGGCAGCGGGCCGCCCCCTGTCCGAACTGATCGCCGAAGCGGGCATGTTCCAGCAGGTCTATTCCGAGCTGCTGTCGGGGCATTCCATCCTCGTCTATGCCGCCTTCCTCGCGGTACCGCTGACCTGGTGGGTGCTGTTCCGCACCCGTTTCGGCCTACGTCTGCGCGCGGTCGGGGAAAACCCGGCAGCGGTGGACACGGCCGGTGTTTCGGTGGTGGGCCTGCGGTTCGCCGCCGTTGCGATCTGCGGCCTTCTGTGTGGCATCGCGGGCGCCTATCTGGCGACGGCCCTGCAGGCCGGTTTCGTGAAAGACATGACCGCCGGTCGTGGCTTCATCGCGCTGGCGGCGCTGATCTTTGCCAAATGGCGGCCTTGGCACGCGATGGGCGCCTGCCTGCTGTTCGGCCTGTTGCAAGCGGTCGCGCTACGGTTTCAGAATATCGAACTGGGCAGCGTCACCATCCCGGTGCAGGTGATGGATGCCCTGCCCTATATCCTGACCGTGGTGATCCTGGCCGGTTTCGTCGGCAAGGCCATTCCGCCCCGCGCCGGCGGCGAGCCTTACGTGAAGGAGCGCTAA
- a CDS encoding sulfite exporter TauE/SafE family protein — MQIYLPIAEVSVNAFLLLGLGGLVGILSGMFGVGGGFLMTPLLFFIGIPPAVAVATEANQIVASSFSGVLAHFRRRTVDIKMGLVLQAGGLLGAALGVVVFNHLKQMGQVDLLVKLCYVVFLGVVGGLMFIESLSALRKSRKSGGAPAARRQRSWVHALPFKTRFRTSGLYISVIPPVLVGVAVGILAAIMGVGGGFIMVPAMIYILGMPTKVVVGTSLFQIILVTAFTTMLHATTNFTVDIVLAVLLLVGGVVGAQIGTRIGTYLKAEQLRILLALMVLLVCGKLGLELLIQPDELFSLGVAGGH; from the coding sequence ATGCAGATCTACCTTCCCATCGCCGAGGTTTCGGTCAATGCCTTCCTTCTTCTGGGGCTGGGTGGGCTGGTGGGTATCCTTTCGGGGATGTTCGGCGTCGGCGGGGGTTTTCTGATGACACCGCTGCTGTTCTTCATCGGCATTCCGCCTGCTGTGGCGGTCGCGACCGAGGCCAACCAGATCGTCGCCTCCTCCTTTTCCGGCGTCCTTGCCCATTTCCGAAGGCGCACCGTTGATATCAAGATGGGGCTTGTGCTGCAGGCCGGTGGTCTGCTTGGCGCCGCGCTCGGCGTGGTGGTCTTCAACCATCTGAAACAGATGGGTCAGGTCGATCTGCTGGTGAAACTCTGCTACGTCGTCTTCCTTGGCGTCGTTGGTGGGCTGATGTTCATCGAAAGCCTCAGCGCCCTGCGCAAATCCCGTAAATCGGGCGGCGCGCCAGCAGCGCGGCGGCAGCGCAGCTGGGTGCATGCCCTGCCCTTCAAGACGCGGTTCCGCACCTCCGGTCTTTATATCTCGGTGATCCCGCCGGTTCTGGTCGGCGTAGCTGTCGGCATTCTGGCCGCGATCATGGGCGTGGGCGGCGGTTTTATCATGGTGCCCGCGATGATCTATATCCTCGGCATGCCGACCAAGGTGGTGGTCGGAACCTCGCTGTTCCAGATCATCCTCGTCACCGCCTTTACCACCATGCTGCACGCCACGACCAACTTTACCGTGGACATCGTGCTGGCCGTGCTCCTATTGGTTGGCGGCGTCGTCGGGGCGCAGATCGGCACCCGCATCGGCACCTATCTCAAGGCCGAACAGCTGCGGATCCTGCTGGCACTGATGGTGCTGCTGGTCTGCGGTAAACTGGGGCTTGAGCTTCTTATTCAGCCGGACGAGCTGTTCTCGCTCGGCGTGGCAGGAGGTCACTGA
- a CDS encoding ABC transporter permease, with protein sequence MEKMPKWADVVLIPLISLILAALLSALVILAIGEDPIAAVKMMVTGALGSTYGWGYTLYYATNFLFTGLAVAVAFHARMFNIGGEGQAMLGGLGVALVCLYIPWPHWSLALIFAALGAALFGAAWAAIPAYLQAKRGSHIVITTIMFNFIAAAVLNYMLVNVLKPAGAMDPATARFAEAVHLPSLHELLVPFGINFSKSAPANVSLLVAVAACFAVWLLIWRTRLGYEIRAYGHSEPGALYAGISPVKITMIAMLISGGLAGMMAINNVMGEAERLVLNSTEGAGFIGIAVALMGRNHPFGVFLAAILFGFLYQGGAELALWTSIPRELIVVIQALVILFTGALDNMVRIPLEKIFLALRKEKA encoded by the coding sequence ATGGAAAAAATGCCGAAATGGGCCGATGTGGTCCTGATCCCGCTGATCAGCCTGATACTGGCGGCCCTCCTCTCTGCCCTCGTGATCCTGGCCATCGGCGAGGATCCGATTGCTGCGGTCAAGATGATGGTAACCGGCGCGCTCGGCTCCACCTATGGCTGGGGCTACACGCTTTATTATGCGACCAATTTCCTGTTTACCGGCCTTGCCGTCGCCGTCGCCTTCCACGCCCGCATGTTCAACATCGGCGGCGAAGGTCAGGCGATGCTGGGGGGGCTTGGCGTTGCGCTTGTCTGCCTTTACATCCCCTGGCCGCACTGGTCGCTGGCGCTGATCTTTGCCGCCCTCGGGGCCGCCCTCTTTGGGGCCGCCTGGGCCGCCATCCCGGCCTACCTTCAGGCCAAGCGCGGCAGCCATATCGTGATCACCACCATCATGTTCAACTTCATCGCCGCGGCGGTATTGAACTACATGCTGGTCAACGTGCTGAAGCCCGCAGGGGCCATGGACCCGGCCACCGCGCGCTTTGCCGAAGCCGTGCACCTGCCAAGCCTGCACGAGTTGCTGGTGCCCTTTGGGATCAATTTCTCGAAATCCGCCCCGGCAAACGTCAGCCTGCTGGTGGCCGTCGCCGCCTGTTTTGCCGTCTGGCTGTTGATCTGGCGTACGCGGCTGGGGTACGAGATTCGCGCCTATGGCCATTCCGAACCCGGCGCTCTTTATGCCGGGATCTCCCCGGTAAAGATCACCATGATCGCCATGCTGATCTCGGGCGGGCTTGCCGGCATGATGGCGATCAACAACGTCATGGGCGAGGCCGAGCGTCTGGTTTTGAACTCTACCGAGGGCGCTGGTTTCATCGGCATCGCCGTGGCGCTGATGGGGCGCAACCATCCCTTTGGCGTTTTTCTGGCCGCGATCCTCTTTGGCTTCCTCTATCAGGGCGGCGCGGAACTGGCGCTCTGGACCTCAATCCCGCGCGAATTGATCGTCGTCATTCAGGCGCTGGTCATCCTCTTTACCGGCGCGCTGGACAATATGGTGCGGATACCGCTTGAAAAGATCTTCCTTGCATTGCGGAAGGAGAAAGCCTGA